The genomic region cttGGCATCAAGGTCACGTTGACAGTTCCCAGatcttccttccagcccttcgtGTAGATAAGCGTCTCATTTGCCAACCTCCAGTCGACCATGACCACCCCAGTCAGGCAAGTCTGCTGATAAATCATAGAAAGTgtcttggtgagcacctccaccagctccttcAGTACCACTGgctggatcccatctggccccatagccttgcctgtgtctaaatgGTCACCAACCATTTCACTTCGAATTCTGGggtcttcattctgctccccattcctgtcttccagctgaggggggTGGGTAGAGAGAGAACACTGCTCTTACTATTGTATCAATGTTTCTCCAACCATCCTattaaggatggagattctccttaccCTGCTTTCATTGATAATGTATGTCTAGAAACATATTTTTTGCCTTGTAGGACAGTAGCAGATTAAGCTCCAGCTGGACTTTGGcaattctaattttctccctgcataccCTTATGGCATCCCTGTGGTACTCCTGAGTTACTTGGCCCTTCTTGTCAATTCATAAACTCTCCCTGTTTTCCTGACATCCAGACAAAGATCTCTGTTCACACAGGACGGTCTTCTTCACTGAAGGATCATGTTTTTGCACATGAGGATTCTGTATCGAACATGAGACAATCTTCTAGAACCTTATCTCAGAAACCACCCCCATGGCTCccttgctaccaaaaccttgccacataaaTCAAATACACCTGGCTGTAAGTTTAAAAGCAACAGGGCAGCTCGACACACACAGAGTAAAATCAAAAAGGAAGGCCAGAACTAAAGACAGCGCAGGGAGATGGCAGCAAGACACATAGTGACCAAACCACAAGGATAAGGATGCGCCTAGACCCTGGCACAGCTCCAGAGCCCAGACCAGTGTGCCAGTGCTGAAAGGAAATGAGGCGTCCTCCACACAGTGCAACCgcaaaccacacgagtgccatgAGATGATCTCACCGACGACACCCCACCTTTCCTACGCTTTGACCGCGATCTCTGCCCACCCTGACATGTGCCATCAACACCAAGTCATTGCCCTCTAATACTCACACTTCAAAGCTGCTGCAATACCCAAGTGGACACATCCTCAAGACAAAACCAAGAAATTGGAGCATTGCGGGAAGGAAAACACAgcctcctcattcctggccaggctgtagcataaaacagctgctggctgcaaactgccaCCATGCGCAAAGGCTGTCCTGCCCCTTGGGGACCGgcataaaagccggcccagcgcctctctccctcacacacttctgacgccttctcctccctccgcgctcaacaaggtgagcctcaacccccttcccctccttctcctgccccgcctggcccctctcttccagcacgctctgcccccagcctcagcagccctcacgcctccccactgccacgctccccacagccccgcaccaacctccccactccctcgccctcctgcatCACCGCTCCTCGCATCCCCACGCCCCAgcgcttgctcaacagcctctcgtctattccagggcccctccacaccacacacatggcctgctacgACGTCTGCCGCCCCTgcggacccaccccgctggccaacagctgcaacgagccctgttccctgcagtgccaggactcccgcgtcgtcatccagcctcccgccgtgctggtcaccctgccaggacccatcctcacctcccacccccagagcactgccgtcggatcctcctcatcggctgccgtgggcaatgaactcggcgcccagggagttgccatcaactccggcagCTTTGGctacggcttcggaggcctgggcggcTTTGGAGGCCGGGGCTACTTCggcggcagaagggctggatacatctgctaatggcccacaccaccacccctgacTGATGCCACCCACTGCTCTGAAGCTACGGCATGGATTGTTGATTCGCCTCTGAATCCTTCTTGGCACGTACACCTGTTGTCCATGGCTCCTCCTCTAAAGGAGCAAGGAAGATCTTGGTGCTCTGGCAAGATCTATGTCACAGACgcaacctcagctgatggtcaccCTACGTGCAGCTTATACTTGTCACCTTCTACTCGGTGCTTGTGCCTTTTCACTATTCTTTTTTTGTATATAAAGTTGACTTGGATCCCAGCCTGTgacgtctcactttactttcttctctcaagaCTCTTCCAGCCTCACCCAGCACAAAGCCAGGGCTTAGGAAGCaaactggagaggggggaaaaaagccacaAGACCTGTCCCAGGAAATATGTCACCAGCTATAGCAGCAAGAACATGAACCAGCATCTGGGGGTCATCCACACCATGATACAGGCCCATCACTGTATCAAAGCAAAACTTTGATACGAGAACACTCTCCTCAACATGCCTGTGGTGAGAGCTACATATGCCAACACACACTTGACCATCTTTCTTCTCCAGCATCACTTTCCGGCGCTACCagaagcagaatcacagaatcatttagtattTAGATTTTCCCCATGgattcacaggtcctgccaagtctgtggtccaacacaggcttcctacagggtcacacCTCCTGTGGGTGCACCCACCTGGTGCAGCGTCAGGTCCCCTACAGTCTCCAGGTGGTCATCTCCTCCACTATAGGCAACCCTTTGTGGAAAGAAAATTGTTCTAATTtccaacttaaacctcccctggcacaacgtgaggccatttcctcttgtcctgtcacttggtacttgggaaaACAGACTGAATCccttcctcactacaacctcctttcaggcagttgcagagagccagaaggtctcccctcacttttctgttctACAGGCTATACCCCGCCACGtcccaaagtgggtcctccatcacacctgcggtcccaacttttcacaagttCTATTCCTTTTCTCTGAAATTGCTTAGGCACCTGGCGGTCTCTCTTTTGTCACGGGCCCAGAAATGAACACaccattcaaggtgtggcctcatcagtgccaaGGACAGGGGATGGTcaaagtcctgctcctgctggacacaccagtgctgacacaagccgGGACGCTGGTGGCCGtcatggccacacacactggctcCTATTCAGCCACTGTCGAtggacacccccaggtcctttactaccgggcagctttccagccactcttccacaagcctGTAGCGTTCATGAGGGTGTGGTGACCCAAGTACATGACCcgccacttggccttgttgaacctcctgcaactggtctcagcccatcggtccagcctgtccagggccATCTGTAGAGCCTTCATAGCCCCAAGTGGGTCAACGCTCTTACTTAAACTGGTGTCATCTGCACatgtactgagggtgcactcaatgccctcaaCCAGATCAATAAGGAAGatattaaacaaaactggcccaaggactgagccctggggaacactctTTGTAAGTCGCCACCAACTGGTTTTAACTCCAGTCCCCATAAagctttgggcccagccatccagctagTTTTTCAGCCATCAAAGACTaagcctgtccaagccatgagcatcccctttctctgggagaaacagtaTCAAAAGCCGTCCGAAAGTCTTGGTAGACAAAGTTCACACCAGTTCCCTCACCTACCAAGTGGTTCTACTTGTCATAGAAGAGattgggttagtcaggcaggacctgcctttcataaacataggcagactgggcctgatcacctgcTGGGTTGTCCTGTACGTGCAGCATGAGGACACTCAACATGATCTGCTCCACGACCTTCCCTGGCAGCAAGCTCAGACTGAAAGGCCTGTAGTTTCTCAGATACTCCTTACAGTCATGCAGAAAAGCCTCACATTCGCCATCCTCCAGTCAACTGAGACTTCCCTGGTGAGCCAGGACTGCTGAGAAATGGTGccaagtggcttggtgagcatgTCCAGCAGGTCCCTCAATACCCTTGGCAGGATACCATCTGGTCCCATGTCCACCtcgtgtagcaggtcaccaaccatttccccttggattctggtgcttcattctgctcctcatccctgtcctcCAGCTCAAGCGTCTGGGCAACCAGAGAACTGTGGAatgtcttacagacagtcacctttaGTTACTGGAACAACCTTGACCAAAATGGAATGAggaaccagaatgtttttgtacaagataaaaACCATTTCCAGTGTGTTAGCCAAAGTGCCAGAGTGCCTGCAAGATGAAATAAACCAATCACATGATCATTTTAAGTGCACGAACATCTAGCGTAAGGCAATCAACACAGAAAGTTAAACGCCTGTACAACAACGACTAGCTATTTGTGTAAGTGCCTTGCCCAAATAAAGAGTCTTTTGGCTCACCTGCGTCACAAGTCTGTGTCATCAATCCCTTTAGAGAACAACAGGTTTTGCGATTAAAGACTGAGCCAACAAGGGCACTAAAACATTTTCTTCGTcctttgtgttttcttcctgcGGCAAATAAATGAGGGAAATTCTCCCTAGCCCTCTGTTGCTGATCATGTAtgtacagaaacatttttaatgtgttttaaaaaagtaGCAGATTAAGATCCAGTTGGGCTTTGGCAATTCTAATGTACTGCCTGCATAAGCTCTCAACATCCTTTCAAAGCTCCTGAGTACCCTGCACCTTCTTCCAGCATTTCTAACTTTCTCTTCTTTGTATCCTGAGTTCCAACCAAACCTCTCCCTTCAGCCAGGTCGGTCTTCATCCCTGCCAGCTCGTCCACTACACACAGACACTGTCTATTTAACATGAGGAACCTTCTGGAATCTCGTCACAGCTTCTAGCTGTGTAGCTACTTCACTGCCAAAAGCTcgacacatgaaccctgcacatGCAGCTCGTGAGGAAAACATGCACAAagacacccacagagcagaacaAGCATGGAAGGAAAGGCTTAgggagatggaagcaaagaaggctggGATGAAACACCATCCAGAGGCAATATTTCAAGCCTGGATCAGCTCTAAAGCCCAGACCAGCCTGCAAGGGCAGTGAGGAAAGGGGTCCCGCTTCACAAAGCACCCGCAAACCACATGGGTGCCATGGGATGACAACAGCCACCGCTCGTACGCTTTGGCCGTGTCCTCTACCCGCCCTGACACGTGCCATCAACGCCAAGTTTATGGCCTCTAATTCTCgcacttcaaagctgccgccGGGGCCAAGTGGACATGTCCTCAAGACAAGAAGAAGAAATTGGAGCACTGTaagaaggaaaacacaccctcctcattcctggccaggctgtggcaTCAAACAGATGACGCCATGCGGAAAGGCTGTTCCGCCCCTCTGGGACCAGCATAAAAGCCGGTCCAGttcctctctccctcacacacttctcctgacgccttctcctcccgccgcgctcaacaaggtgagcctcaacccccttcccctccttctcctgccccgcctggcccctctcttccatcactctctgcccccagcctcagcagccctcacgcctgcccaccgccacgctccccacagccccacaccagcctccccactccctcgccctcctgcaacattgctcctcgcacccccacgcccctgcgcttCCTCAACAGCCTCTCCTtccttccagggcccctccacaccacacacatggcctgcaaCAACGCCTGCAgcacctggggacccaccccgctggccaacagctgcaacgagccctgttccctgcagtgccaggactcccgcgtcgtcatccagcctcccgccgtgctggtcaccctgccaggacccatcctcacctcccacccccagagcaccgccgtcggatcctcctcatcggctgccgtgggcaacgaactcggcgcccagggagttgccatcaactccggtgCCTTTGGctacggcttcggaggcctgggcggcTTTGGAGGCCGGGGCTACTTCggcggcagaagggctggatacatctgctaatGGCCCACACCACCAGCCCTGACTGATGCCACCCACTGCTCTGAAGCTACGGCATGGATTGTGGACTCACCTCTGGATCCTTCTTGGCACGTACACCTATTTTCCATGGCTCCTCCTCTAAGGAGCAAGGAAGATCTTGGTGCTCTGGCAAGAACTATGTCACAGACgcaacctcagctgatggtcaccCTACGTGCAGCTTATACTTGTCACCTTCTGCTTGGTGCTCGTGCCTTTTCACTATTCTTTTTTGTCAATAAAGTTGACTTGCATCCCAGCCTGCgacgtctcactttactttcttctctcaaggctcttccaACCTCACCCAGCACAAAGCCAGGGCTTAGGAAGCaaactggagaggggggaaaaaagccacaAGACCTGTCCCAGGAAATATGTCACCAGCTATAGCAGCAAGAACATGAACCAGCATCTGGGAGTCATCCGCACCATGATACAAGCCCATCACTGTATCAAAGCAAAACTTTGACACGAGAACACTCTCCTCAACATGCCTGTGGTGAGAGCTACATATGCCAACACACACTTGACCATCTCTCTTCTCCAGCATCACTTTCCGGCTCTaccaggagcagaatcacagaatcatttagtattTAGACTTCCGTCACGgattcacaggtcctgccaagtctgtggtccaacacaggcttcctacagggtcacacCTCCTGTAGGTGTACCCATCTACTCCAACGTCAGGTCTTTTACAGTCTCCAGGTGGTCATCTCCTCCACTAtagacaaccctttctgggaagaaaattgTTCTAATTTCCAatttaaaccttccctggcacaacttgaggccatttcctcttgtcctgtcacttggtacttgggaaaagagactgaatcccttcctcactacaacctcctttcaggcagttgcagagagccaGAAGGTGTcccctcacttttctgttctccaggctatacCCCGCCACGtcccaaagtgggtcctccatcacacctgtggtcccaacttttcacaagttCTATTCCTTTTCTCTGAAATTGCTCAGGCACCTGGAGGTCTCTCTTTTTGTCACGGGCCCAGAAATGAACACaccattcaaggtgtggcctcatcagtgccaaGGACAGGGGATGGTcaaagtcctgctcctgctgaacacaccagtgctgacacaagccgggacgctggctcatattcagccactgtcgatggacagccccaggtcctttactactgggcagctttccagccactcttccacaagcctGTAGCGTTCATGAGGGTGTGGTGACCCAAGTACATGACCcgccacttggccttgttgaacctcctgcaactggtctcagcccatcggtccagcctgtccagggccATCTGTAGAGCCTTCATAGCCCCAAGTGGGTCAACGCTCCTACCTAAACTGGTGTCATCTGCACatgtactgagggtgcactcaatgccctcaaCCAGATCAATAAGGAAGatattaaacaaaactggcccaaggactgagccctggggaacactctTTGTAAGTCGCCACCAACTGGTTTTAACTCCAGTCCCCGTAAagctttgggcccagccatccagctagTTTTTCAGCCATCAAAGACTaagcctgtccaagccatgagcatcccctttctctgggagaaacagtatcaaaagccttCCGAAAGTCTTGGTAGACAAAGTTCACACCAGTTCCCTCACCTACCAAGTGGTTCTACTTGTCATAGAAGAGattgggttagtcaggcaggacctgcctttcataaacataggcagactgggcctgatcacctgcTGGGTTGTCCTGTACGTGCAGCATGAGGACACTCAACATGATCTGCTCCACGACCTTCCCTGGCAGCAAGCTCAGACTGAAAGGCCTGTAGTTTCTCAGATACTCCTTACAGTCATGCAGAAAAGCCTCACATTCGCCATCCTCCAGTCAACTGAGACTTCCCTGGTGAGCCAGGACTGCTGAGAAATGGTGccaagtggcttggtgagcatgTCCAGCAGGTCCCTCAATACCCTTGGCAGGATACCATCTGGTCCCATGTCCACCTCGTGTAGCAGGTCacaaaccatttccccttggattctggtgcttcattctgctcctcatccctgtcctcCAGCTCAAGCGTCTGGGCAACCAGAGAACTGTGGAatgtcttacagacagtcacctttaGTTACTGGAACAACCTTGACCAAAATGGAATGAGGAACCAGAATGGTTTTGTACAAGATAAAAACCATTTCCAGTGTGTTAGCCAAAGTGCCAGAGTGCCTGCAAGATGAAATAAACCAATCACATGATCATTTTAAGTGCACGAACATCTAGCGTAAGGCAATCAACACAGAAAGTTAAACGCCTGTACCACAACGACTAGCTATTTGTGTAAGTGCCTTGCCCAAATAAAGAGTCTTTTGGCGCACCTGCGTCACGAGTCTGTGTCATCAATCCCTTTAGAGAACAACAGGTTTTGCGATTAAAGACTGAGCCAACAAGGGCACTAAAACATTTTCTTCGTcctttgtgttttcttcctgcGGCAAATAAATGAGGGAAATTCTCCCTAGCCCTCTGTTGCTGATCATGTAtgtacagaaacatttttaatgtgttttaaaaaagtaGCAGATTAAGATCCAGTTGGGCTTTGGCAATTCTAATGTACTGCCTGCATAAGCTCTCAACATCCTTTCAAAGCTCCTGAGTACCCTGCACCTTCTTCCAGCATTTCTAACTTTCTCTTCTTTGTATCCTGAGTTCCAACCAAACCTCTCCCTTCAGCCAGGTCGGTCTTCATCCCTGCCAGCTCGTCCGCTACACACGGACACTGTCTATTTAACATGAGGAACCTTCTGGAATCTCATCACAGCTTCCAGCTGTGTAGCTACTTCACTGCCAAAAGCTCAACACATCAACCCTGCACATGCAGCTCGTGAGGAAAACATGCACAAagacacccacagagcagaacaAGCATGGAAGGAAAGGCTTAgggagatggaagcaaagaaggctggGATGAAACACCATCCAGAGGCAATATTTCAAGCCTGGATCAGCTCTAAAGCCC from Patagioenas fasciata isolate bPatFas1 chromosome 2, bPatFas1.hap1, whole genome shotgun sequence harbors:
- the LOC139827474 gene encoding feather beta keratin-like, which codes for MACYDVCRPCGPTPLANSCNEPCSLQCQDSRVVIQPPAVLVTLPGPILTSHPQSTAVGSSSSAAVGNELGAQGVAINSGSFGYGFGGLGGFGGRGYFGGRRAGYIC